A window of Plasmodium malariae genome assembly, chromosome: 5 contains these coding sequences:
- the PmUG01_05015300 gene encoding tryptophan-rich antigen, translating into MNTRDISKKEYASTTLTKTHRKSLMSYIRLTSISARLSIIIFIFSCAFFLNHVSAALPGKPNPCNPSQVTTADLRELNIEEAEEFKRMAWNNWLMRLESEWKHFNETLEKDKVQWLEEREQVWNDWLNNMQNNWNNYNEEMHKEYKTEVLEKSEHWSESQWIKWMQTEGRQIMELQWEKWVHDNDYSLNQLILNKWVQWKNNKIKSWLANEWKAEEDYYWANWEYSTTAKWLHFAERKLWLKWKERISREAEQWMNWVQMKESVYISEEWNKWPKWKNYKKILFNKWASNQIYKWTMKKQWKTWLKDCKNNTSQNEEKITI; encoded by the exons ATGAATACTCGAGATATTTCCAAAAAAGAATACGCATCCACAACTTTGACAAAGACACATAGGAAGAGCTTAATGTCATATATTAGATTAACTTCCATAAGTGCACGTTTATCcattatcatatttattttctcttgTGCTTTTTTCTTGAATCATGTTTCAGCA GCATTACCTGGAAAACCAAACCCATGTAATCCTTCTCAAGTTACCACAGCGGATCTTAGGGAATTAAACATAGAAGAAGCAGAAGAATTCAAAAGAATGGCATGGAATAATTGGTTGATGCGTCTGGAATCTGAATGGAAACATTTTAATGAAACATTAGAAAAGGATAAAGTACAGTGGCTTGAAGAAAGAGAACAAGTTTGGAACGATTGGTTAAataatatgcaaaataattGGAATAATTATAACGAAGAGATGCACAAAGAATACAAAACTGAGGTTTTGGAAAAATCTGAACACTGGAGTGAAAGTCAATGGATCAAATGGATGCAAACAGAAGGTAGGCAAATTATGGAATTACAGTGGGAAAAATGGGTTCATGATAATGATTACTCACTAAATCAACTAATCTTAAATAAATGGGTTCAGtggaaaaataacaaaataaaatcatGGCTAGCAAATGAATGGAAAGCCGAAGAAGATTATTATTGGGCAAATTGGGAATATTCAACAACAGCAAAATGGTTACATTTTGCTGAGCGAAAACTCTGGCTTAAATGGAAAGAAAGGATCAGCAGGGAAGCTGAACAATGGATGAATTGGGTACAAATGAAGgaaagtgtatatatatctgaAGAGTGGAACAAATGgccaaaatggaaaaattataaaaaaatacttttcaATAAATGGGCATCTAatcaaatttataaatggacaatgaaaaaacaatGGAAGACATGGCTAAAGGACTGTAAGAATAATACCTCACAAAACgaagaaaaaattacaatatgA
- the PmUG01_05015100 gene encoding fam-m protein, producing MEKIIRSLLFFKFTAFILLNWAYNFKNDLCNFNKCLDRKYNGDNKLDSKNYRLLAKYRPNKDSNIVISNDEMQNNGAYENLLISNNERGTKIKGKQSNRSSFNKAQYYTEVIDYNNGMFDGKHFHFAKKWVKKKDYDDFLEKNGRIGNIALKKIKFRNYGFVVVLFFLFFLLGIGHPVLEGLGYSKTVGEKIAKLLFADNMATKVQPYMCLILFSVLIVILSVIIIIAFYKILRNNEKYKRIKLMTE from the exons atggaaaaaataattaggtcacttttattttttaaatttacagcttttattcttttaaattgggcatataattttaaaaatgatttg tgcAATTTTAACAAATGTTTGGATAGGAAGTACAATGGCGATAATAAATTagattcaaaaaattatcgattactagcaaaatataGACCAAATAAGGATTCTAATATTGTAATATCAAATGATGAGATGCAAAATAATGGAgcatatgaaaatttattaatatctaATAATGAAAGAGGAACCAAAATAAAGGGAAAACAATCAAATAGAAGTTCATTTAATAAGGCACAATACTATACAGAAGTTATAGATTACAATAATGGAATGTTTGATGGAAAGCATTTccattttgcaaaaaaatgggtaaaaaaaaaagattatgatgattttcttgaaaaaaacGGGAGAATTGGTAACatagctttaaaaaaaataaaatttagaaattaCGGATTTGTagttgttttgttttttctttttttcttgttgGGGATAGGACACCCCGTATTAGAAGGATTAGGGTACTCGAAAACTGTAGGggaaaaaattgcaaaattattatttgcaGACAATATGGCTACAAAAGTACAACCTTATATgtgtttaatattatttagcGTACTTATTGTTATACTTtctgttataattataatagcGTTTTATAAGATCTTAaggaataatgaaaaatataaaagaattaagtTGATGACTGAGTAA
- the PmUG01_05015000 gene encoding Plasmodium exported protein, unknown function yields the protein MCRKMKYFILIKTFMFILFFWESSYFINVSAFDKPLDNINNENGTLGLGTDILLSDSKKEVKNIELNCTLFGNGYYDLENDNNRDESTYDGTYECKKKNNLKTEAKKLNKKYISVVCQPFVTIDNLFEKILYKRFRHIYNYRKCTDPMQKKSLKRSAFTCCTLLFALPGIFTFIGVSLLFVLHSRLVYTLLIQIPGDFYEVQFQTFSQLVEKY from the exons ATGTgtagaaaaatgaaatattttattttaattaaaacttttatgtttatcctttttttttgggaAAGTTCTTATTTCATTAATGTG TCTGCTTTTGATAAACCTTtagataatataaacaatgaAAACGGAACCTTAGGTTTAGGAACTGATATTTTGTTGTCAGATAGTAAGAAGGAAGTAAAAAACATAGAATTAAATTGTACGTTATTTGGGAATGGATATTATGATTTAGAAAATGATAACAACAGGGATGAATCAACATATGATGGAACATATGaatgtaagaaaaaaaataatctaaAGACAGAAGCAAAAAAGTTAaacaagaaatatatatctgtTGTATGTCAACCATTTGTAACGATagataatttatttgaaaaaatattatataagagatttcgtcatatatataattacagaAAATGTACAGATCCTATGcagaaaaaaagtttaaaacgTTCAGCTTTTACATGTTGCACTTTGTTATTTGCTTTACCGggtatatttacttttatagGAGTTTCAttactttttgttttacaCTCTAGATtagtatatacattattaatacaaataCCCGGAGATTTTTATGAGGTTCAATTTCAAACATTTTCACAATTAGTGGAAAAATATTGA